One Panicum virgatum strain AP13 chromosome 3N, P.virgatum_v5, whole genome shotgun sequence DNA segment encodes these proteins:
- the LOC120665942 gene encoding peroxisome biogenesis protein 2-like: protein MPHVESAAASDGPPLQDAWHAEFQRLVPLWESLRNTSEVIIPISISRVNQFDAARLDVEMSAMLKEQLVKVFSLMKPGFLFQYEPELDAFLEFLIWRFSIWVDKPTPGNALMNLKYRDERAAPITGKEVRTGLEGPGLSVSQKIFYCISFVGGQYIWSRLQSFSAFRRWGDSEQRPLARCTWGLVQNAEGLYKAASFFNLLLFLYGGRYKTIVERILKARLVYESPNMNRAVSFEYMNRQLVWNEFSEMLLLLLPLLNSSSVKKFLLPFSKDNSAGSSGDEADCPICRSSPSIPFVALPCQHRYCYYCLRTRCSATSSYRCPRCNEVVVGIRRQGSV from the exons ATGCCCCACGTGGAGTCCGCCGCTGCTTCGGACGGGCCGCCGCTACAGGACGCATGGCACGCCGAGTTTCAACGCCTCGTCCCGCTGTGGGAGTCGCTGCGCAATACATCCGAG GTCATTATCCCAATTTCAATATCTAGGGTGAACCAGTTTGATGCTGCAAGACTAGATGTTGAGATGTCTGCCATGTTGAAAGAGCAACTAGTCAAAGTGTTCTCTTTAATGAAG CCAGGATTCTTATTCCAATATGAGCCTGAACTCGACGCTTTCCTCGAATTCCTCATCTGGAGGTTCTCGATTTGGGTTGACAAGCCAACCCCAGGCAATGCACTCATGAACCTAAAGTATAGAGATGAGCGGGCAGCGCCCATCACTGGAAAAGAAG TAAGAACAGGTTTGGAAGGACCTGGGCTTTCTGTTTCTCAAAAGATATTTTACTGTATTAGCTTTGTTGGTGGCCAATATATATGGTCAAGATTGCAGTCTTTTTCTGCTTTCCGTCGATGGGGTGATTCTGAACAG AGACCACTAGCACGCTGCACCTGGGGCTTAGTGCAAAATGCTGAAGGATTGTACAAAGCCGCTTCATTCTTTAACCTGTTATTGTTCCTTTATGGTGGAAG GTACAAAACTATCGTAGAAAGAATTCTGAAAGCAAGACTTGTTTACGAGAGCCCCAACATGAATAGAGCTGTTAGCTTTGAGTACATGAATCGGCAGCTAGTTTGGAATGAGTTTTCG GAAATGCTGCTTTTGCTTCTTCCGCTCTTAAACTCGTCCTCAGTAAAGAAGTTCCTTCTCCCTTTCTCCAAAGATAACTCGGCAGGTTCTTCTGGTGATGAAGCAGATTGTCCTATATGTCGGTCCAGTCCTAGCATTCCTTTTGTAGCCCTTCCATGTCAGCACAG GTACTGCTATTATTGTCTACGCACACGGTGTTCCGCTACGAGTTCTTATAGATGCCCACGTTGTAACGAGGTGGTTGTTGGAATTCGAAGACAAGGATCAGTTTAG